A segment of the Cohnella algarum genome:
TGCCGGTTACCCCGTCCAAATGCATGACCCGATAGGAAACGTTGCCGTCGCGAACATTCACCCACAACATGAGGTTGTCGTCCGCTCTTTCGGTTCCATGCGCGGCGGCTCCGGTGCGGCCCAACTGAATATAAGTGCGGTTGTCCTGACGCGAAAACTCGAGCGAGTGAAAATGTCCGGCAAAAACGGTATACGGCCGATCGCCCAGCAGCAATTCGATACGGGCGAATTCCGGGCTATCCGACTTCCAGCCCGGCTTGTGCATGCTGACGAACGTATGCCTTGCGTCCTCATTTTCGGCCAGCACTTTCTCGAAAAACGCCAGCTGCCGGTCGCCGATTCCGATACCTACTTTCGACATCTCCTGCAATTGGTCCGGGGTCAGGCGGCTGACGATTTCGTCGTAAAACTCCTTCATATAGTCCAGCGTGCGCTCAGGCTCGCGATGTACCTTTTCCGTCGCGCGCTTGACCAGATCGATGAACTCGTCCGACATCTCTTCGAACGGATCTTCCGTATTCAACGTCAGAAAAAGCGTATCGCCGACCCGAAACGCGTAGTAATCCGCTCCTTTGCGTTCG
Coding sequences within it:
- a CDS encoding metallophosphoesterase family protein, translated to MTTSLDRKRNEMFIDESRFATDKRPWFGQLPEGLNGNFSFAVMGDRSGMMTAGVFEQALELLKDLRPDFVLFVGDLVEGYWKDAAKAREEWEYIDGQIAATGLPFFQTVGNHDYGTQAMVDVWRERKGADYYAFRVGDTLFLTLNTEDPFEEMSDEFIDLVKRATEKVHREPERTLDYMKEFYDEIVSRLTPDQLQEMSKVGIGIGDRQLAFFEKVLAENEDARHTFVSMHKPGWKSDSPEFARIELLLGDRPYTVFAGHFHSLEFSRQDNRTYIQLGRTGAAAHGTERADDNLMLWVNVRDGNVSYRVMHLDGVTGIEAYAPRSHGHTEG